The Deltaproteobacteria bacterium sequence GGTGCCAAAAGCCCTTTGACGCACGGTATTAAGGAGTCCAACGTCGGCGGTCCGGCCGGGCAGAAAATCGACCGCCTGGGCATCCGTGCAATCATCATCGAGGGCTGCCCGGCAGACGACAGCATGTATGTCCTGCACCTCAGCCCCGATAATTTTTCACTGGAGAAAGCGGATGATCTCAAGGGCCTTAAAAACACGGACACCGCTGAGCGGCTTCGGGATAAAACCAATGAGAACGTCACCGTGATATCCATCGGTCTGGGTGGTGAACGGCGCTGGAAATCAGCCGCCATCACCTGTACCGACAAGGATGGGCGATGTTCACGGCATGCCGCCCGGGGCGGCCTGGGGTCCGTGATGGGGGCCAAGGGGCTGAAGGCTATTGTGATCGATGACAAAGGGGCGCCGCGCGTCGCCTTAAAAGATAAAGACCACTTCCGCAAAACCCTGCAACAGTTTGCCGAGCTGGTGAAAACAGATCACCAGACCCAGGAGATGAGCACGATGGGCACTCCCGGTATCATCGATGCACTTCGCGACATCGGTTCCATGCCGGCGCTCAATTACGGCAGCGAGCCTCTGGAGGGGGTTGAAAACATCAACGGCGAAGCCTTGCTCAAGCTGGTGCAGGAACGCGGCGGTTCCATGGACCCCTGCATGCCGGGCTGCCTCATCGGCTGCTCGATGGTTTTCAACGATGCAGACGGCAACCATGTCACCTCCAGTTTTGAATATGAAACCATCGCCCTGATGGGTACCAATCTGGGTATTACCGACCCGGATGTCGTCGCAAGATTCGACCGAATTGTCGACGATATCGGCATCGACAGCATCGAACTGGGCAGCGCCCTGGGCGTGGCAGCTTCTGCCGGCCGGTTCAAAATGGGTGATGCCGATGGCGTTTACAAGCTGCTGGAGGAGGTTGAACAGGGCACGGAATTCGGTGCCGTGTTGGGAAACGGTGTTGTCGAGACGGCCACCTACCTGGGGGTAGACAGGATACCGGCCTTCAAGGGCCAGTCCATGCCTGCCCACGATGCCAGGGTTACCAAGACCACCGGCGTCACCTACTTCACCAGCCCGCAGGGGGCCGATCACACGGCCGGGCTTTCCTACGAAGATCCACAGGGGACGGAAGGACAGGTAGACCGCTCGCTCAAGACGCAGATTTTCTGTGCCATGGCAGATGCCCTTGGAATGTGCATCCTGGCTGCGCCCAGCGATCCGACCCGTGTCCTGATTTACCTGCGGGGCCTGATCAAAGGCCGCTACGGTATTAATATCAGTGCGAACCAGCTGTTCGAAATCGGAAAGGAGACCCTGCGCCAGGAACTGAAATTCAACCGGGGAACGGATATCGAGACGGCCCATTCCGATCCGACCTTTGTTCGCGAGGAAAAAGTGGCGCCCCTGTCGGCCGTATTCGATATTGACCGGGATGAAGTCGATTCAATCTGGGACCGGTTGGAATCGGCCCGTCTGGTGGATTCCTTTGTGGAGTATCCCTATGTAAAGCGCTACGGCAATATTAAAGCCATGCCGGACCAGGGGATGGATCAGGACCTTATCTTCAGCCAGCTGAAGGAAATGGCGCAGGAGGAAGACGCCAAGTGGAAGAACGGGAAATGCTCCGGTACCATGTATGGCGGCGATCCCAAGATTTTCGAGATGATCGGCCGGGCCTTTGAATTGTATACCCATGTCAATGTTCTGCAGCGGGACCTGTGCCCCAGCCAGACCAAATTCGAGTCAGAGATCATTGCCATGACCCTTGATTTCCTCAATGCACAGGCCGTCAAAGATCATCATCCCCATGACAGGCCCTGCGGTGTTATCGGCACCGGTGGTACGGACAGCATCATCAGCGCCGTACTGGCCCACCGCAACAAATTTCGTGATGAGCGGGGCATTACCAGGCCGGAGATGATCATGGCCCATACGGCCCATACCGCGTTTCGCAAAGGAGCGCATTATTTCGGCGTCAAATTGATCGAGGCACCGGTGGACCCGCAGACCACCCTGGTGGATATGGATTTTGTGAAGGATCATGTCAATGACAACACCATCTTGCTGGTGGGATCGGCCGGAAATTATCCCTATGGCACCATCGATCCCATTGATGAGCTTTCAGACCTGGCGCTGAAGCACGACATCGGGCTTCACGTTGACGGCTGCCTGGGTGGATTCATCCTGCCATGGGGGGAACAGCTGGGATATGACATCCCGGCTTTCGATTTCCGCATTCCCGGTGTTACCTCCATTTCCGCAGACACCCATAAATATGCCTACGGCCCCAAGGGGACATCTGTCGTGGTATACCGCGACAAGAATATCCGCAAATACCAGTACACCACCAATCCGGAATGGGTCGGTGGGACATATGTTTCTCCCGGTATCGGTGGCAGCCGCTCAGGCGGAATCATGGCAGCTACCTGGGCGGTCATGGTCACACTGGGTAAACAGGGATATCTTAAGCGGGCGCGCAGGATTTTCGAGACAGCCTTTAGCATGCAGAAATCCGTGACCCGGCATCCGGAGTTGCGATTGATGGGCAGCCCGACATTCTGCTTCTCTTTCACATCGGACGTTTTTGACATCTACCACCTCAACGATTTCATGAAGGATCGCGGCTGGCGGTTCAACGGTCAGCAATACCCCAGCGCCATCCATATGTGCGTCA is a genomic window containing:
- a CDS encoding aminotransferase class V-fold PLP-dependent enzyme; protein product: MNSLRVNMTRLEVTAEKIPTGQELIGGRCLTAKILNQEVPPGVDPLSEGAKLIIATGPLAGTNASSLGRLSMGAKSPLTHGIKESNVGGPAGQKIDRLGIRAIIIEGCPADDSMYVLHLSPDNFSLEKADDLKGLKNTDTAERLRDKTNENVTVISIGLGGERRWKSAAITCTDKDGRCSRHAARGGLGSVMGAKGLKAIVIDDKGAPRVALKDKDHFRKTLQQFAELVKTDHQTQEMSTMGTPGIIDALRDIGSMPALNYGSEPLEGVENINGEALLKLVQERGGSMDPCMPGCLIGCSMVFNDADGNHVTSSFEYETIALMGTNLGITDPDVVARFDRIVDDIGIDSIELGSALGVAASAGRFKMGDADGVYKLLEEVEQGTEFGAVLGNGVVETATYLGVDRIPAFKGQSMPAHDARVTKTTGVTYFTSPQGADHTAGLSYEDPQGTEGQVDRSLKTQIFCAMADALGMCILAAPSDPTRVLIYLRGLIKGRYGINISANQLFEIGKETLRQELKFNRGTDIETAHSDPTFVREEKVAPLSAVFDIDRDEVDSIWDRLESARLVDSFVEYPYVKRYGNIKAMPDQGMDQDLIFSQLKEMAQEEDAKWKNGKCSGTMYGGDPKIFEMIGRAFELYTHVNVLQRDLCPSQTKFESEIIAMTLDFLNAQAVKDHHPHDRPCGVIGTGGTDSIISAVLAHRNKFRDERGITRPEMIMAHTAHTAFRKGAHYFGVKLIEAPVDPQTTLVDMDFVKDHVNDNTILLVGSAGNYPYGTIDPIDELSDLALKHDIGLHVDGCLGGFILPWGEQLGYDIPAFDFRIPGVTSISADTHKYAYGPKGTSVVVYRDKNIRKYQYTTNPEWVGGTYVSPGIGGSRSGGIMAATWAVMVTLGKQGYLKRARRIFETAFSMQKSVTRHPELRLMGSPTFCFSFTSDVFDIYHLNDFMKDRGWRFNGQQYPSAIHMCVTGPQTQPGLAEEFDKDLEEAVAYAKKPARSIAKSGALYGGQGSKAMIEHNDMEMIRDIMIEYQDDCLEQPDD